In Halopelagius inordinatus, a single genomic region encodes these proteins:
- a CDS encoding CopZ family metallochaperone produces MSRTISVEGMSCEHCEQTVEEALSGVGGVESVDVDRDAESATVEGDADEEELVAAVEDAGYDASA; encoded by the coding sequence ATGAGCCGAACCATCTCCGTCGAAGGGATGAGCTGTGAACACTGCGAACAGACCGTCGAAGAAGCGCTCTCGGGCGTCGGCGGCGTCGAGTCCGTCGACGTGGACCGAGACGCGGAGTCCGCCACCGTCGAAGGCGACGCCGACGAGGAGGAACTGGTCGCCGCAGTCGAGGACGCCGGATACGACGCCTCGGCGTAA
- a CDS encoding PKD domain-containing protein, whose protein sequence is MKFQTFIAVVASVGVVATAAFVGGVGADVGVPTTGDIVSSAEDTTPGETSDQTATPTETPDQTETDDDSTDAAASESETGSDDEAPSDSEPTETDSTTTAETDSEDAEQSANETVENDTAPVAAASAEEMVNERTRVELDATDSRNPNGDELNYTWTQVSGPDAELSDTNTSTASFVAPDVAVWTDVTFRVTVTDETGANDTDTVTITVRSTDYPEETDDASGQNESDADGDAATADDADSTDETNTSDSSDSSEADASANQTRDDIARAVFDSEFDALGTEDAVFVEELYLRQPSGEWDATEVRSRDDIAQDRYSETFGELGFDARVDVQEAFDAQFGDTGENAAYSRDELTQAEWDRNFSVVSADSAGHITEMYDRQPFAEDQELEHIRTRDQFAYYLYDETELANLTREQRLVVERNYHDQFAE, encoded by the coding sequence ATGAAGTTTCAAACGTTCATCGCCGTCGTCGCAAGTGTCGGCGTCGTCGCCACTGCCGCCTTCGTGGGCGGAGTCGGTGCCGACGTCGGCGTCCCGACTACGGGCGACATCGTATCGTCCGCCGAGGACACGACGCCCGGCGAAACGTCCGACCAGACCGCCACGCCGACTGAAACGCCCGACCAGACAGAGACCGACGACGACTCGACGGACGCGGCGGCGTCCGAGTCGGAGACCGGTTCCGACGACGAAGCCCCGTCGGACTCCGAACCGACGGAGACTGACTCGACGACTACCGCCGAGACTGACTCCGAGGACGCCGAGCAGTCAGCCAACGAGACAGTCGAAAACGACACCGCGCCCGTCGCCGCGGCGAGTGCCGAGGAGATGGTCAACGAACGGACGCGCGTCGAACTCGACGCCACCGACTCTCGGAACCCGAACGGGGACGAACTGAACTACACGTGGACGCAAGTGTCCGGTCCCGACGCCGAACTGTCGGACACCAACACGTCCACCGCGTCGTTCGTCGCACCCGACGTCGCCGTCTGGACCGACGTGACGTTCCGCGTCACCGTCACCGACGAAACCGGTGCGAACGACACGGACACCGTCACCATCACCGTCCGTTCGACCGATTACCCGGAGGAGACCGACGACGCGTCCGGTCAGAATGAGTCGGACGCGGACGGCGACGCGGCCACCGCCGACGACGCCGACTCCACCGACGAGACGAACACGTCGGATTCGTCGGATTCGTCGGAGGCCGACGCATCTGCGAACCAGACGCGCGACGACATCGCCCGGGCCGTCTTCGACTCCGAGTTCGACGCTCTCGGCACCGAAGACGCCGTCTTCGTCGAAGAACTCTACCTTCGACAACCGTCCGGCGAGTGGGACGCCACCGAGGTTCGCTCTCGCGACGACATCGCACAGGACCGCTACAGCGAAACCTTCGGCGAACTCGGCTTCGACGCCCGCGTCGACGTCCAAGAGGCGTTCGACGCGCAGTTCGGAGACACGGGCGAGAACGCGGCGTACTCGCGCGACGAACTCACGCAGGCCGAGTGGGACCGCAACTTCTCGGTGGTCAGCGCCGATTCGGCCGGTCACATCACCGAGATGTACGACCGACAACCGTTCGCCGAAGACCAGGAACTCGAACACATCCGGACCCGCGACCAGTTCGCGTACTACCTCTACGACGAGACGGAACTCGCGAACCTCACCCGCGAGCAACGCCTCGTCGTCGAACGGAACTACCACGACCAGTTCGCCGAGTGA
- a CDS encoding winged helix-turn-helix transcriptional regulator yields MSSLDETDMRILELLSEDARRSYSDISERVGLSAPAVSDRIDRLRESGVVRGFTVDVDRSQLRAGVPVLVRLELRPEELSSVKDAVHGADSVEHVFTTVEGDVVFHARFRPDAVRARLDELVDLTRVEDYEVTLLSDAEWTPNVGGTEFALSCAECGNTVTEEGESARFGGDLYHFCCSSCLGRFEDKYERLESSAE; encoded by the coding sequence GTGAGCAGTCTCGACGAGACGGACATGCGGATACTCGAACTCCTGTCCGAAGACGCGCGGCGATCGTACAGCGACATCTCGGAGAGAGTCGGCCTCTCTGCGCCCGCCGTCTCTGACCGAATCGACCGCCTCCGAGAGTCGGGCGTCGTCAGGGGGTTCACCGTCGACGTGGACCGGTCGCAACTCCGCGCCGGCGTCCCGGTTTTGGTCCGCTTGGAACTCAGACCCGAAGAACTGTCGTCGGTGAAAGACGCCGTGCACGGCGCGGATTCGGTCGAACACGTCTTCACCACCGTCGAAGGGGACGTGGTGTTCCACGCCCGGTTCCGCCCCGACGCCGTCCGGGCGCGGTTGGACGAACTCGTGGACCTGACGCGGGTCGAAGACTACGAGGTGACCCTCCTCTCGGACGCCGAGTGGACGCCGAACGTCGGTGGCACGGAGTTCGCCCTCTCCTGTGCGGAGTGCGGCAACACCGTCACGGAGGAGGGTGAATCCGCCCGGTTCGGCGGCGACCTGTATCACTTCTGTTGCTCGTCCTGTCTGGGGCGATTCGAGGACAAGTACGAACGTCTCGAATCGAGCGCCGAATAG